From Methanospirillum lacunae, one genomic window encodes:
- a CDS encoding CDC48 family AAA ATPase has product MVESYLKVDSAYPGDQGGGKARLDPETMLQLRLSPGDIIQIFGKSPTVAKVWRAQLNDWNQNKIRIDNFTRTNANVSIGDTVKVSKVEEVIHATMVVLAPPEDLPRNIPPADPVTIHHNLIDFPIALGDSVPVPIGLPFIQPQMVSYKVIEIEPKEAVIISQKTEVILSDKPVSGFEGISQVTYEDIGGLREELQRLRETIELPMRHPELFRRLGIEPPKGVLLFGPPGTGKTLIAKAVANESGAHFIPIAGPEVISKYYGESEQRLREVFDEAEDNAPAIIFIDELDSITPKREEVTGEVERRVVAQLLTMMDGLEERGEVIVIGATNRLDAIDPALRRPGRFDREIEIGVPAEPDRHDILMIHTRGMPLAEDVNLSELSARTHGYTGADLAALAREAAIRALRRYLPDIDLDEEEIPQEILEKMVVTYKDFKQALREITPSGMREVMLEVSHLQWRDVGGLSGAIEEIREAVEYPLTRREQFEDLGIHAPRGVLLYGPPGTGKTLIAKAVANESGANFIAVRGPQLLSKWVGESERAVREIFKKARQVAPAIIFFDELDALTPARGTAGDSHTMESVLNQFLTEMDGLQDLRDVVVMGATNRPDIIDPALLRTGRFDRLIYIGEPDLKDRVEVMQIHTRMMPIEGAAMEDLVNLIGTYTEEDIEQIATVLKKDSTYSSGEMAEILKQHGSGDGSLSRTVRRRMLQELWVKLGVRVNDEPANQLFADIAARTAGFVGADLEGLCREAGIFAMRDQSGQVRKEHFEKALGKMHPTMNENLMVAYQKIQKHFKGGLPKEVQPPEYQ; this is encoded by the coding sequence ATGGTGGAATCATATCTTAAAGTTGATAGTGCATATCCCGGTGATCAGGGTGGAGGAAAAGCTCGCCTGGATCCTGAGACGATGCTCCAGCTCAGGCTCTCTCCCGGTGATATTATTCAGATCTTTGGGAAGTCCCCCACCGTTGCCAAGGTCTGGAGGGCCCAGCTCAATGACTGGAATCAGAATAAAATACGCATTGACAATTTTACCCGGACCAACGCAAACGTTTCAATCGGTGACACGGTAAAAGTCTCCAAAGTGGAAGAGGTTATACACGCAACAATGGTGGTTCTTGCCCCTCCAGAAGATCTTCCGAGAAATATCCCACCAGCTGATCCTGTCACGATTCATCACAATCTGATCGATTTTCCGATTGCCCTCGGGGATTCAGTACCCGTTCCTATCGGACTCCCGTTTATTCAGCCGCAGATGGTTTCGTACAAGGTTATCGAGATAGAGCCCAAAGAAGCCGTCATCATCTCACAGAAGACAGAGGTCATCCTCTCCGATAAACCGGTTAGTGGATTTGAGGGAATTAGTCAGGTTACATATGAGGATATTGGGGGTCTTCGGGAGGAATTGCAGCGGCTTAGGGAGACGATTGAACTACCGATGCGCCATCCCGAACTTTTCCGCAGGCTTGGTATAGAGCCACCAAAAGGAGTCCTCCTCTTCGGACCACCGGGAACCGGTAAGACACTCATTGCCAAGGCTGTGGCAAACGAATCTGGAGCACATTTTATTCCGATTGCCGGCCCCGAGGTAATATCCAAGTACTACGGGGAGAGTGAGCAACGTCTCAGAGAGGTCTTTGATGAGGCCGAAGATAATGCTCCAGCCATCATCTTCATCGATGAACTCGACTCCATAACACCAAAACGTGAAGAGGTTACCGGAGAGGTGGAGCGGCGGGTCGTTGCACAACTCCTGACCATGATGGATGGACTTGAGGAACGCGGTGAGGTCATTGTGATTGGAGCCACGAACCGGCTTGATGCAATCGATCCTGCCCTGAGGCGTCCGGGCCGGTTTGACCGGGAGATCGAGATCGGCGTTCCAGCTGAGCCTGATCGCCATGATATCCTGATGATCCACACCAGGGGAATGCCTCTTGCAGAAGATGTGAACCTTTCAGAGTTATCAGCACGGACACACGGGTATACTGGTGCTGACCTTGCCGCACTTGCACGAGAGGCAGCAATCCGTGCTCTCAGACGATATCTTCCTGATATAGATCTTGATGAAGAGGAGATCCCACAGGAGATCCTTGAAAAGATGGTTGTCACTTACAAGGATTTCAAACAAGCCCTTCGTGAGATCACCCCGTCAGGTATGCGTGAGGTCATGCTGGAGGTATCGCATCTCCAGTGGAGGGACGTCGGCGGTCTTTCCGGAGCTATAGAGGAGATCAGGGAAGCGGTTGAGTACCCCCTCACCCGGAGAGAACAGTTTGAGGATCTTGGGATCCACGCTCCACGGGGAGTGCTTTTATACGGGCCTCCGGGAACCGGTAAGACCCTTATTGCCAAGGCTGTGGCTAATGAATCGGGTGCTAACTTTATAGCTGTCCGGGGCCCCCAACTGCTTTCAAAATGGGTTGGTGAATCCGAACGTGCTGTCAGGGAAATATTTAAGAAAGCACGTCAGGTTGCTCCTGCTATCATCTTCTTTGATGAGTTAGATGCCCTGACACCGGCTCGGGGAACTGCAGGTGACAGCCATACGATGGAGAGTGTTCTCAACCAGTTCCTTACTGAAATGGACGGGCTTCAGGATCTCCGCGATGTTGTGGTGATGGGAGCAACAAACCGGCCTGATATTATTGATCCTGCCCTGCTAAGAACCGGCAGGTTTGACCGTTTGATCTATATCGGAGAACCAGATCTAAAAGATCGGGTGGAAGTGATGCAGATCCATACCAGGATGATGCCGATTGAAGGTGCAGCAATGGAGGATCTGGTCAATCTTATCGGAACTTATACAGAAGAGGATATTGAGCAGATAGCAACTGTTCTTAAAAAGGATTCGACTTATTCATCCGGTGAGATGGCAGAGATACTCAAGCAACATGGTTCTGGAGATGGATCATTAAGCAGAACTGTTCGGCGAAGAATGCTCCAGGAACTCTGGGTAAAACTTGGAGTACGGGTGAATGATGAGCCAGCGAACCAACTCTTCGCTGATATTGCTGCCAGAACTGCTGGTTTTGTCGGCGCAGATCTTGAGGGACTCTGCAGGGAGGCGGGTATCTTTGCAATGAGGGATCAGTCCGGGCAGGTCAGGAAGGAGCATTTTGAAAAAGCTCTTGGAAAGATGCACCCGACGATGAACGAAAACCTGATGGTAGCGTACCAGAAGATTCAGAAACATTTCAAGGGAGGCCTCCCGAAAGAAGTCCAGCCCCCTGAATACCAGTAA
- a CDS encoding NosD domain-containing protein: protein MLAVVCPSFYVAANSLGVEFPPVVGPYSGDYVYITEPGRYTLEQNVSHQYPVGVIIAAPSVILDGQGYTIRPVSPESPSVGIWISLTNSAGKPVTGVTIRNVSIEDEGNGIYSEGIDTSIFPWGQDRTGDIDAEKATEGIQNLILSGVTIKSGHEGITLSNQSDTKITTSSITDCTGSGVTVLGSRVDIQDLHLKNNLEYGIVLRKSTGSNITSSLIEGNGKAGISLEGVNGIQIVNNQFHNTQNIEEDTQSHDVVISPPLETGEKGTDMPAREKELMNRSDIQSQDPGKNNNAGDKNASKSRDQLKPAIFGLSPEPTPTVISTIIPVETISPNMTPPQDTTPKTIMTGIHAVISGDSIPTEMKAGNTYPVGLILFNDGSDDWISQYQVGIMALEDTAVLGPSWIGIPDGTQIKSGQSQTLSFDIRAPSRPGTYTLKYQAARQGTGVEVLFGRAYTKTVTVI from the coding sequence GTGCTGGCTGTGGTGTGCCCATCATTCTATGTAGCAGCAAATTCGCTTGGGGTGGAATTCCCCCCGGTTGTCGGGCCATATTCTGGTGATTATGTATATATTACCGAACCGGGACGGTATACGCTTGAGCAGAATGTATCACACCAGTATCCGGTAGGGGTTATCATTGCTGCTCCGTCTGTCATCCTTGACGGACAGGGATACACCATTCGACCTGTATCACCAGAATCCCCATCTGTAGGGATCTGGATAAGCCTCACTAATTCTGCAGGAAAACCAGTTACAGGAGTTACCATCAGAAATGTGAGCATTGAAGATGAGGGGAATGGGATCTACTCTGAAGGAATTGACACATCCATCTTCCCATGGGGACAGGATCGAACCGGTGATATAGATGCCGAAAAAGCAACAGAAGGAATTCAGAACCTGATCCTTTCCGGAGTCACCATCAAATCCGGTCATGAAGGAATAACCCTTTCAAATCAGTCTGATACAAAAATTACAACAAGTTCAATAACGGATTGTACCGGTTCAGGTGTTACAGTTCTAGGTAGCAGGGTTGATATTCAGGATTTACATCTCAAGAATAACCTTGAATATGGCATTGTCCTCAGGAAGAGTACCGGATCAAATATTACTTCTTCTTTGATTGAAGGAAATGGAAAAGCGGGAATATCTCTTGAAGGAGTAAACGGTATACAGATTGTAAACAACCAGTTTCACAACACCCAAAATATTGAAGAAGATACCCAGAGCCATGATGTTGTTATCTCACCTCCACTAGAAACAGGAGAAAAGGGTACCGATATGCCGGCCCGTGAAAAGGAGTTGATGAACCGAAGTGACATTCAGTCCCAAGATCCGGGAAAAAACAATAACGCAGGTGATAAAAATGCAAGTAAAAGCCGGGATCAGTTGAAACCCGCGATTTTCGGTCTATCCCCAGAACCTACACCGACTGTTATCTCAACAATTATTCCTGTCGAAACTATTTCTCCAAATATGACACCGCCTCAGGATACTACTCCGAAAACCATCATGACAGGTATTCATGCAGTTATTTCCGGGGACTCAATTCCAACAGAGATGAAGGCAGGTAATACATACCCAGTTGGACTAATCCTATTCAATGATGGATCTGATGACTGGATATCCCAGTATCAGGTGGGGATTATGGCTCTTGAAGATACAGCAGTATTGGGACCATCATGGATAGGAATCCCTGATGGAACTCAGATCAAGTCTGGTCAGTCCCAGACCCTATCGTTCGATATCAGGGCTCCTTCAAGGCCCGGAACATACACACTTAAATATCAGGCAGCCCGTCAGGGTACCGGGGTTGAGGTACTCTTTGGAAGGGCATATACAAAGACTGTTACTGTTATCTGA
- a CDS encoding DUF2298 domain-containing protein, with protein sequence MNLPLSIQLFMLVKWLILLLLLQISVLPIIRRFFPEHSIPLSFPVSLLLATLISWYLALLQIPVSLMLIPFIVLIGYSAWKRTICLQDLISGRIWYVIFFGTFILTLLAKLWYDPSIDISYEKFMDSMILSSMMNSPQIPPVDGWYAGGTLTWYYYLGAWMFAIPGVILGIPASVIYNLAIPTVFAMSAVMIYSCSSLLMNRYRFLPLALLAISYPGFFTLIPIALADNTPFRFILDGSVRMITGSVTENPLAALLIGSPRPYAVAMMIQCLIIFLLIYGYHSWKNMGERSRVAIGLLLALCLGTLIPLHSWDVIIYLPLSVFVGFLISYQQYLHDSESFNTRLKTWIFHLVSSLKDLTIGKDDSASAFCFISLLAPIASLLVYLPFLFQLNNQRMQGISFLPTPSDPIQLLLVHGFFILILLVYLRHDIVRRPLLLVIPLIVALAGFIGAAIVMIPAIFLISRRFEKIEEILALAGIACIVFCDFFAMVQNGSPDRLNTTYKFYFASWILLGISTFTLLGQMLETCPIIRTDIQHRVVSILLIIGILLFPAILLSSGPLWTPTLDGTAFVSKYIGQEEANALDYLESLPQGEILIEGVVPSAYDQDDAAKYFSRVSAFTGISSVMGSYSREKVYRGAEITNSRGEDSVLVYLQPERAKELMKRHNATLLYVGIPEITLYNLKNPGIYASYGFTPVFHENQTTIWRIPSA encoded by the coding sequence ATGAACCTGCCATTATCAATTCAATTATTCATGCTTGTTAAGTGGCTGATCCTGCTTCTGCTTTTGCAGATTTCAGTATTACCAATCATTCGCAGATTTTTTCCAGAACATTCAATTCCCCTTTCATTCCCTGTATCATTGCTTCTTGCCACACTGATATCGTGGTATCTTGCGTTACTACAGATTCCTGTTTCGCTTATGTTGATCCCATTTATTGTGCTTATTGGGTACTCTGCCTGGAAACGAACCATCTGTCTACAGGATCTCATATCGGGGAGAATATGGTACGTTATATTTTTTGGAACCTTTATCCTGACGCTACTGGCAAAACTCTGGTATGATCCATCCATTGATATCTCGTATGAGAAGTTCATGGATTCGATGATTCTCTCATCGATGATGAATTCTCCTCAGATCCCACCGGTTGATGGGTGGTATGCAGGTGGCACCCTTACCTGGTATTATTATCTCGGTGCCTGGATGTTTGCGATACCGGGAGTTATACTGGGTATTCCTGCATCTGTAATCTACAATCTGGCAATACCAACTGTTTTCGCGATGTCAGCGGTGATGATTTATTCCTGTTCATCCCTGCTGATGAACAGGTATAGATTTCTTCCCCTCGCTCTTCTAGCAATCTCATACCCCGGGTTTTTCACACTTATCCCAATCGCTCTTGCAGATAATACTCCTTTCAGGTTTATTCTTGACGGAAGCGTCAGGATGATTACAGGATCTGTCACAGAAAATCCTCTGGCTGCCTTACTTATAGGAAGTCCCCGTCCGTATGCGGTAGCCATGATGATCCAGTGTCTGATCATTTTTTTACTGATTTATGGGTACCATTCATGGAAAAATATGGGAGAACGGTCCAGAGTCGCTATAGGCCTTCTCCTGGCCTTATGCCTGGGCACTCTTATCCCTCTTCACAGTTGGGACGTAATTATATATCTCCCTCTTTCGGTTTTTGTAGGCTTTCTTATCTCGTATCAACAATATTTGCATGATTCAGAATCTTTCAACACACGGCTAAAGACCTGGATATTTCACCTGGTTTCATCACTAAAGGATTTAACAATAGGAAAGGATGATTCTGCCTCTGCATTCTGTTTCATCAGCCTTCTCGCCCCTATTGCCTCATTACTTGTTTACCTTCCCTTTTTATTTCAATTAAATAACCAAAGAATGCAAGGGATCTCTTTTCTTCCGACTCCTTCAGATCCTATTCAATTACTCCTCGTTCATGGATTTTTTATCCTGATTCTTCTCGTTTATTTAAGACATGATATCGTCAGAAGGCCACTTCTTCTTGTGATCCCTCTTATCGTTGCTCTGGCGGGTTTTATTGGAGCAGCGATTGTGATGATTCCGGCAATTTTCCTTATATCACGAAGGTTTGAAAAGATAGAAGAAATTTTGGCTTTAGCAGGAATTGCCTGTATAGTATTTTGTGATTTTTTTGCGATGGTGCAGAATGGATCTCCGGATCGATTGAACACCACCTATAAGTTTTACTTTGCATCCTGGATTTTATTAGGTATTTCAACGTTTACGCTGTTAGGCCAGATGCTAGAAACATGCCCAATAATTCGCACCGATATTCAACACAGAGTAGTATCAATTCTTCTCATCATAGGAATTCTATTATTCCCAGCAATACTGCTTTCTAGCGGACCTTTATGGACTCCAACTCTCGATGGAACAGCGTTTGTAAGTAAATACATCGGGCAGGAAGAAGCCAACGCCCTTGATTATCTCGAATCGCTTCCTCAAGGTGAGATTCTTATTGAAGGAGTTGTCCCTTCTGCGTACGATCAGGATGATGCGGCAAAATATTTCTCGCGTGTTTCAGCATTCACTGGAATATCATCAGTTATGGGCAGTTACTCAAGGGAAAAAGTGTACCGGGGAGCCGAGATTACAAATTCACGTGGGGAAGATTCGGTTTTAGTGTATCTTCAGCCAGAACGTGCAAAGGAATTAATGAAAAGACATAATGCTACACTTCTTTATGTCGGGATTCCGGAGATAACCCTGTACAATCTGAAAAATCCTGGAATATATGCATCATACGGGTTTACCCCAGTATTCCATGAAAACCAGACGACCATATGGAGAATCCCATCAGCATGA
- the larC gene encoding nickel pincer cofactor biosynthesis protein LarC, translated as MRILAIDPFHGAAGDMFLGALLGLGADRDAVIRVMESVVATPTIEVVSRAGIQSIKIHTHAGPASRTLEEVIARVRSSSAPDVVIARAEAVFQRIASAEQSIHGRMEHFHEVGADDAIADVLGSCMAMYTISPDLVRVFPVATGTGMVRMEHGMYPVPAPATAAILAAGGLQVILGGGNGELCTPTGAALLAEFSSGIHSLPPARLDVTSYGAGDRDDPHTPNVLRMMLLTVPEEPGGDEVDILETNVDDVPGEVIGYLLEKLMESGARDASATPLTMKKGRPGHLIRVICRPGDAERLSILIARETGTLGVRCIPAVHRFIADRRIEEIEITVDNFSGKFPVKYGIIEGSCYTLKAEYEHVCRFARQHNLPVTQVMRTVEDEAWKKEHQRQDFRQ; from the coding sequence ATGAGAATTCTCGCGATCGACCCGTTTCACGGGGCTGCAGGCGATATGTTCCTTGGTGCTCTTCTCGGCCTTGGGGCTGACCGTGACGCGGTGATCCGGGTGATGGAATCAGTTGTTGCAACCCCTACAATAGAAGTTGTATCACGGGCAGGGATCCAGTCTATAAAAATACATACTCATGCAGGTCCTGCATCAAGGACGCTGGAAGAGGTCATAGCAAGGGTCAGGTCTTCATCTGCCCCCGATGTTGTTATTGCCAGGGCTGAAGCCGTTTTTCAGCGGATAGCCTCTGCAGAACAATCAATACATGGAAGAATGGAGCACTTTCATGAAGTTGGTGCAGACGATGCTATCGCAGATGTCCTTGGTTCATGTATGGCGATGTATACGATATCTCCTGATCTTGTAAGGGTGTTTCCGGTTGCAACAGGGACTGGAATGGTCAGGATGGAACACGGCATGTACCCTGTCCCTGCCCCAGCAACTGCTGCAATACTTGCTGCAGGTGGCCTGCAGGTAATCCTGGGAGGAGGTAATGGCGAACTCTGCACTCCAACCGGTGCTGCACTGCTTGCAGAGTTTTCTTCAGGGATCCATTCACTGCCACCAGCCCGGCTGGATGTAACCAGTTATGGGGCCGGTGATAGAGATGACCCGCACACACCAAACGTCCTCAGGATGATGCTTCTTACAGTTCCCGAAGAGCCAGGGGGAGATGAGGTGGATATCCTTGAAACCAATGTTGATGATGTCCCAGGGGAGGTTATCGGATATCTCCTGGAAAAACTCATGGAATCAGGGGCAAGGGATGCAAGTGCCACCCCTCTTACCATGAAAAAAGGAAGACCCGGCCACCTTATCAGAGTGATATGCAGACCTGGTGATGCTGAGAGACTTTCAATCCTCATTGCACGAGAGACCGGAACGCTTGGAGTCAGATGCATCCCGGCAGTTCACCGGTTCATAGCAGACCGAAGGATTGAAGAGATAGAAATCACAGTTGACAATTTTTCAGGTAAATTTCCGGTAAAGTACGGCATCATTGAGGGATCCTGTTATACCCTGAAGGCAGAGTATGAACATGTATGCAGATTTGCCAGGCAGCATAATCTTCCGGTAACACAGGTGATGAGAACAGTTGAGGATGAAGCATGGAAGAAGGAACACCAGAGGCAGGACTTCCGCCAGTAA
- a CDS encoding DUF2298 domain-containing protein, which produces MGYPIELQILAIILWLLLLFFLQSSLIPYLGWIGDGFRIPISFASSILLFSLFTWYLALIGIPIQLALIPFLLLFFGGIYSKKISLQALSINRKWYFFFLILFFSLLTLKVLYNPDIDISFEKYTDHMYLASMMHNPHIPPLDAWYVGGTLTGYYYLSQWPYACLGIITGIPSSVVYNLIIPTVFAITSLLIYATSSLFLTRYRFLPLSTLFISYPLTYIFIIPMSMAQFPLILLLNQTLRIIPGAVTENPLTALFIGSPRAYALGMINQGLIIFLLCYLFLHYRSMEKKEKIGYMGLSILCLGSMITMHSWDALIYIPLFVLFGVTLCFIRYSEEVSSKTRIFQFNIHTIPKDCVDQACKLCILVPLGSILLYLPFLLMMENNGAKGIIWNPVPTEPFLFMLVFGFFIFVLYVAVFPELKKHPLLLIPGIIPALFGFYSVTIALIPLIGFFRRKMHTPIDILATAGLIILIFCDLFSIADSTGVDRMNTTYKFYFVSWFLLTISTSIMIATRIQTWNPDTNAGICKKIITCGLIFLIIFTPAFILGVSNPGEHPITLDGASWIERNMPEEMHAIQFLKTMPPGEIIAEGVTTRVGDQDSIEKYFSRVSTFSGIPTILGSYPRELVFRNQSLLDSRVADVAKIYSTNPTEAAEVMKKYGATLLITGYPEYGIYHITNPNIYYGVGFTPIWHDGNTVIWRPPKTT; this is translated from the coding sequence ATGGGTTATCCAATTGAACTTCAAATCCTGGCCATTATTCTATGGCTGTTATTATTATTTTTCTTACAATCATCTCTTATTCCATATCTGGGATGGATAGGGGATGGTTTTCGAATTCCCATCTCATTTGCCTCTTCCATATTGCTTTTTTCACTTTTTACCTGGTATCTTGCACTTATCGGTATTCCAATACAACTGGCATTAATTCCATTTCTTCTGCTATTTTTTGGGGGAATTTATTCGAAAAAAATCTCCCTACAGGCTTTATCAATCAACCGCAAATGGTACTTTTTCTTTTTAATCCTCTTTTTTTCTCTTCTAACCCTCAAGGTTCTTTATAATCCAGATATTGATATCTCATTTGAGAAGTACACCGACCACATGTACCTTGCATCAATGATGCATAATCCACACATCCCCCCTCTTGATGCATGGTATGTTGGTGGAACGCTTACCGGGTATTATTATCTCTCACAGTGGCCTTATGCATGCCTTGGTATTATCACCGGGATACCATCATCAGTTGTATACAACTTAATTATTCCCACGGTTTTTGCAATTACTTCACTCCTTATCTATGCAACATCCTCCCTCTTTCTAACCAGGTATCGTTTTCTCCCATTAAGCACCCTTTTCATTTCCTACCCTCTGACGTACATCTTCATCATTCCGATGAGCATGGCACAATTTCCTTTAATCTTACTCTTAAATCAGACACTACGGATCATTCCGGGAGCAGTGACCGAAAACCCACTTACAGCACTGTTCATCGGAAGTCCACGTGCATATGCCCTTGGAATGATAAATCAGGGGTTAATTATCTTCTTACTCTGCTATCTTTTCCTTCACTATCGGAGCATGGAAAAAAAGGAAAAAATAGGATATATGGGACTTTCCATTCTGTGTCTGGGAAGTATGATAACGATGCACTCATGGGATGCTCTCATATATATTCCCCTTTTTGTGCTGTTTGGAGTAACACTTTGTTTTATCAGATATTCTGAGGAGGTTTCAAGTAAAACTAGGATTTTTCAATTTAACATTCATACAATACCCAAGGATTGTGTAGATCAGGCCTGTAAATTATGTATACTGGTCCCTCTGGGTTCCATCCTTCTGTACCTCCCATTCCTGCTCATGATGGAGAATAACGGAGCGAAAGGAATCATATGGAATCCAGTCCCTACAGAACCTTTTTTGTTTATGCTGGTTTTTGGTTTTTTTATATTTGTATTATATGTAGCAGTATTTCCCGAGCTTAAAAAGCACCCGTTGTTATTAATTCCAGGTATTATTCCGGCATTATTTGGTTTTTATTCGGTTACAATTGCATTAATCCCGCTCATTGGATTTTTTAGAAGGAAAATGCACACACCGATAGATATACTCGCAACAGCAGGGCTGATTATCCTCATATTTTGCGATCTCTTTTCGATAGCTGATAGCACAGGTGTTGATCGGATGAATACCACCTACAAATTTTATTTTGTCTCCTGGTTTCTCCTGACCATCTCCACATCAATAATGATAGCAACAAGAATTCAGACGTGGAATCCAGATACCAACGCAGGAATATGCAAGAAAATTATTACATGCGGGTTAATATTCCTGATTATTTTCACACCGGCTTTTATATTAGGAGTTTCAAACCCGGGTGAACATCCCATAACACTGGATGGTGCATCGTGGATTGAGAGAAATATGCCAGAAGAGATGCATGCAATTCAGTTTCTCAAGACAATGCCCCCAGGGGAGATTATTGCCGAAGGAGTGACTACACGTGTGGGGGATCAGGACAGTATTGAGAAATACTTCTCAAGAGTCTCAACATTTAGCGGAATACCAACAATACTGGGAAGTTACCCTAGGGAACTTGTCTTCCGGAATCAATCGCTCCTTGACTCCCGTGTGGCCGATGTGGCCAAAATATACTCCACAAACCCCACTGAGGCCGCAGAAGTAATGAAAAAATACGGGGCTACCCTATTGATTACAGGATACCCAGAATATGGTATATATCACATCACCAATCCCAATATTTACTATGGGGTGGGATTCACTCCGATATGGCATGATGGAAATACAGTAATCTGGCGGCCACCAAAGACAACCTGA
- the radB gene encoding DNA repair and recombination protein RadB: MEEGTPEAGLPPVNRYHESSGCIPLDKLIGGGYPKKMITQIYGEPGGGKSTFCLMAAVSVLKAGKCVIYVDTESFSVDRFTQIADSRAEELSERFYLYEAADFDQQASMIQDAGHILSTRDTGLIVIDSATGLYRTELEHGQDSLQRLSRQIVVLLGYAKRYDIPILLTNQVYMDPAKNDFAPLGGTSLFHLSKVILRIDRMDVLRRVRIVKHHAQPEGDYLNFSMVQEGIQVSGEQINQGPNP, from the coding sequence ATGGAAGAAGGAACACCAGAGGCAGGACTTCCGCCAGTAAACCGGTATCATGAGTCAAGTGGGTGTATCCCGCTTGATAAACTGATCGGGGGAGGGTACCCGAAGAAGATGATTACCCAGATATACGGAGAGCCAGGGGGTGGGAAGTCAACATTCTGTCTCATGGCAGCTGTGTCAGTTCTGAAGGCTGGCAAGTGCGTCATCTACGTAGATACTGAAAGTTTCTCGGTTGACCGGTTTACCCAGATCGCTGATAGCCGGGCTGAAGAACTATCTGAACGATTTTACCTGTATGAAGCTGCAGATTTTGATCAACAGGCTTCGATGATCCAGGATGCCGGCCACATCCTCTCAACCCGTGATACCGGACTCATTGTCATCGACTCAGCAACCGGCTTATACAGGACTGAACTGGAACACGGGCAGGATTCTCTACAGCGCCTCTCAAGACAGATCGTAGTTCTTCTCGGATATGCAAAACGATATGACATACCAATCCTGCTGACCAATCAGGTGTATATGGATCCTGCTAAAAACGATTTCGCACCTCTAGGAGGAACCAGTCTCTTTCATCTTTCAAAGGTAATTCTCCGGATTGATCGTATGGACGTGCTCAGGAGAGTCAGGATAGTCAAACACCATGCACAGCCGGAAGGTGATTATCTGAATTTCTCTATGGTGCAGGAAGGGATTCAGGTATCAGGGGAACAGATAAACCAGGGTCCCAACCCATAA